The Ichthyobacterium seriolicida sequence TAATATGGTGAGACTTATAAGGTCCGCTTTTTCTTCCCCGATAAGAAAATTGTAGTCCCAATCCCAAGGATACAAACTTATTTAAAGGCTTAATAACACTTGGGGATAAATCAATACGACCACCATTATTATGAAAATACAATCCACAAGTTCCGCCATATTTTAAATCAGACCAAAAACTTTTTTCCTCCGATACCTTTTGAGAAAAGCAATTTGTATAAATGCCAACAAACATGATTAAAATACTCAGATGTCTCATATCTTAGTTCTATTTACCTAAGACAAAAGTATGTCATATTTGCTATTATTCAATTGATAATATGTTTTTGTATATGATTTATTGAATATGAAATTTAAGTCATGTCAAGAATTATTTTTCATACGGTTGGAGAATAACCAAGAAATTCACTTTGATTAAACTATCAAAGAGCTGATTTATATGTTTTTATAACGAGTATAAAAACATTATGTATTTCTTTAATATCTCGACAAGATATAATAAAGATGACCTAAATTTTGCCTCTACAAATTCTCAAACGAATTGTATACTCATTTTTCATAGACAACATAAGGGGTTACACGCATGTAAATTTACCTTAAGTTGTCTTGAACCTAAATCTAATAATAGGATTTTATAGTTCCAAAAATTTATATAGAAAAGGCTCTCTTTATCTTTTCTACATAATCTAATTTTTCCCAAGTAAATAATTCTACTTTTAATTGAATCTTACCTTCATAAGGTGATTCAAATATTTTTTCTACTATTTGAGGATCTCTACCCATATGTCCATACGATGCTGTTTCTAGATATATAGGATTTCTTAATTTTAATCTCTCCTCTATAGAAAATGGTGTTAAACTAAATATTTCTTTAACCTTATTTGCTATTTCACTATCGCTGATATCCAATTTTGATGTTCCATAAGTATTTACATAAACACCCATAGGTTCTTTTATTCCAATAGCATAAGATAATTGTACCAAAACCTCTCTTGCAACACCAGATGCTACCAAATTCTTAGCTATATGCCTAGCTGCATAAGTAGCGGATCTGTCTACTTTTGAAGAGTCTTTTCCAGAAAAAGCACCTCCCCCATGAGCTCCCTTTCCACCATATGTATCTACTATTATCTTTCTACCTGTCAACCCTGTGTCTCCATGAGGTCCTCCAATAACAAATTTACCTGTAGGATTTATATAGTACTTTATATTATCATCAAATAGTAATTGAATCTTCTTATTTAATGTTTTCTTTACTCTAGGTATCAATATACCTATCATATCATTTTTTATTATTTCTAACATCTTAACATCATCAGAATCAAATTCATCGTGTTGTGTTGAAATAACAATACTATCTATACGAATAGGTTCCTTATCATCAGAATACTCTATAGTAACCTGAGCTTTTGAATCAGGACGTAAATAAGTTATCTCTTTATTTTCCCTACGTATAGATGCCAACTCTTTTAATATAAGATGTGAAATAAATAGA is a genomic window containing:
- the metK gene encoding methionine adenosyltransferase; translation: MSYLFTSESVSEGHPDKIADQISDAILDRFLAFDKDSKVACETLVTTGQVFLAGEVKSNIYVDVQSTARDVINKIGYTKGEYQFDGNSCGVISSIHEQSQDINRGVDKTIREDQGAGDQGIMFGYATDETETYIPLPLFISHLILKELASIRRENKEITYLRPDSKAQVTIEYSDDKEPIRIDSIVISTQHDEFDSDDVKMLEIIKNDMIGILIPRVKKTLNKKIQLLFDDNIKYYINPTGKFVIGGPHGDTGLTGRKIIVDTYGGKGAHGGGAFSGKDSSKVDRSATYAARHIAKNLVASGVAREVLVQLSYAIGIKEPMGVYVNTYGTSKLDISDSEIANKVKEIFSLTPFSIEERLKLRNPIYLETASYGHMGRDPQIVEKIFESPYEGKIQLKVELFTWEKLDYVEKIKRAFSI